DNA sequence from the Tenacibaculum mesophilum genome:
ATGCTAAAAGATTTATAAAATGCTACTAAAACAATATAAAACATACTTTTCTGAGCAATTGATTTCAGTTTATCCACAAACGGAGATTGATACTTTTTTCTTTTTTTTAATAGATGAATATTTAAACTTACAACGTATAGATCTCACGTTACGACCTAATTTTGAAATTCCTTCAAACAAGAAAACATTATTAAATGAAGCCCTACTTCGACTAAAAAAAGAAGAACCTATTCAATATATATTAGGTAAAACAGAGTTTTATGGATTTCCTTTTATGGTGAATGAAAACACGTTAATTCCACGTCCTGAAACCGAAGAGTTAGTTGAATGGGTTATTCAAGAAATAAATAAAAAACAAGAACTCTTGTCTATTCTTGATATTGGAACAGGAACAGGCTGTATTCCTATCAGTTTAAAAAAGCACGTATCTAAAACAAGTGTAAGCGCTATTGATATTTCTGAAGAAGCTTTAAAAGTAGCAGAGAAAAATGCAATCTTAAATAAAGTTGAAGTATCATTCATACATCAAGATATTCTAAAAACTAAGAAATTGAGTAATAAGTTTGATATTATTATTTCTAATCCTCCTTATGTACGTGAATTAGAAAAAAATGAAATAAAAAAAAATGTACTAGAAAACGAACCACACTTAGCCTTGTTTGTAGAAAATGACAATCCATTGCTTTTCTATAAAAAAATAGCCGATTTAGCTAAAAATAATTTAACTAAAACCGGACTACTTTTTTTTGAAATTAATCAATATCTAAGTAAAGAGACTGTTGAAATGTTAAAAGATAAAGGTTTTACTAAAGTTGAACTTAGAAAAGATTTATTCGGTAATAATAGAATGATTAAAGCTAGTTTATAACTTCCCTTATTCATTGAGTTTAACTTACACCAAAAAATCTTTTAAAAAACGAACCTTTTTTTGTATTATCTTTTATAAACATATTTAAATCGTTATAATCAGATATTAAATATTCTACATACGTATCATAATCTGTATTTTTTGCATCCAAAAAACCAGTTAAGAACTTTTCAGAAGCCTCAACATCTTTCAATCCTTCTATTTCTAAAAGCTTTTTGTATAAGGGGGTTATTTCATTTATAGCCTTTTTAGGTGCAGCCTTTCTTATACCTTTATAATGAGTTACTTCTCCTTTTTCATTTTCTTTAACAATAAAGTCTGTCATAACCCAATAATACCTTCCTGATTTAGCTAAATTCTTAACAAAGGCTACCATATTCTTTTTTTCTTTTAGCCTTTGCCACATTAGCTTAAATATAATTTTTGGCATATCTGGGTGTCTAACAATGTTATGTCCCGATCCTGCTAACTCATGAACTTCGTATCCGCATGAATTTACAAAATCTTCATTACAATATTCAATAACACCTCTAGTATCAGTTATACTTAAAAGTATAGCATTATCATTTAATTTAATTTCAGTATCAATAGGTACTGGTTTTGGTAATTTTGGTTTTCTTTTTTGACCCTCCCCTGTTTGAGAATCCCATTTTTTTTGATAATTATTAGTTGTCATATTATTAATTGATTTTTGAGTTTGTAAGGTATAAATCGTTGTTTTTAAGTTTTAATACTATACAGATTGCGGGGGAGCATCAAAAAAATACACAACTATGAAAAGAAGTAATCTTAATAATTTCACAGATAACCTTAACACAGCTTGATACAAACATAAAAAGCATCTTTTTTTATAAATATGATAAATATCATACTTTAAAAAGTGTTATTATTTTATAGTGTTATTATTTTATTATTTTTTTATTAAAAAAAAGCAATTCATCTCTTAACACTTGTTTTTGGTTAACTAATTGTTTTCTACGCTTATAAAATTGTTAAAAAAATCATAAAAAAAATTAAAAAAAAAAAAAACGAAAATAACATGTTATTTTTGTGACCCTTTTAAAATATTAGTGTCTTAGGTATAGTGAAGAGACACGGAAAACAAAAAAATAGTTATAAAAACTTAAATGGGGAAAGCAAACTTACAAACGTTAATAAAAGAATCAGAGGCAGATAAAGGAATTGTTTTTGACTCTGAAGGACACGTGGTTGATTTTTATAATATCTCTAAAGAAAACAATATTGCAGCTATGGCTAATGTTATTCTTACCATGGCTGATGAATTTTTCCAAGACACTCTTAACTCTAAAAGTCTCAATCAATTAGTTTTAACATCAAACGACGGACTTATTATTATCAATAAATATGATAATCATACTATTTGCCTTTTGACTAATGATGTTTCTAAACTAGCTATGATTAAATTGACCTTAAAAAAAATAGCCCTTCAATAAATACTTTTTAATTAATTATTATAATAACCATTTTTACAATGAAAGAAATTTTAAATGATTTTATCGAAAACCTAAAAAGTAATGTTCCTGGGTTTGTTGCTGTATCTGTTACCGATGTTAGTTCTGGTGAAGCTTATGATTCATTTACAAAAGATGAGAGCTTTGACCCAAATTTAGCTTCAGCTTATAATTTAGAAGTAGTAAAAGCTAAATTAAAAGCTATTGAAGCTTTAGGTTTAAATGAAGAAATTCAAGATATTACCATAACCTTATCTAGTCAAATACATATTATTAACATTGCTCCTAGTGGTGCTTATTTTGTTTATTTGGCTGTAGACTCTAAAGACGCTAACTTAGGAATAACTAAAGCTTTATTAAATAAATACAAAGTAGACCTAAATAACGCTTTATAAAAAGTTATGAAAAACGTAAATCATTTACTTATTGATAAGTCTTTAAAAAAACAGCTTAACAAAAAAATAAAAGAATTTAGAAAATATAGGTTTTCTGAAGGAGAGTTAAAATCTGACAAGAAAAAAGGCAGTGACTTTTTTGGATTTTTATTCAAAGAATATGATAGTATGAACGATTTAGTAAAAGATATGTTTTAAAAAGCGCTTAAAGCGCTTTTTTTGTTTTTAAACATTAATAATAACAAGATTATCTCTATTATTATAACTTCTAAACTATTTACCTCTGTTAATATACTCACCAAGTACCTAGATTTAATAAGTATAGTAAATACTACATCCCCTCTCTTCTAAAGCTACTCTCTATAAGTATCTCTACAAAAAAACAACTTTTTTATCTTATGAATTAAGATGTAAAAGCACCAAATAACGTAATAAAATATTATAAAATGTATAAATAAGCATTTTACAACTTTAAAAATACCACTACATTGCATCTATGAAAAAATACGATGTTATTATTCTCACTGATAAGAGATATGTAAACCCCCAAAATATTGACAGCTATACACAAAATGTATTAGACGAAGACAATTATGTCAAAATAGCCCTTGAAAATCAAGGTTTAAAAGTAGCTCGTCTCTCATGGGATGACACTACTTTTGATTGGTCTACAACAAAATATGTTTTATTTAGAACCACTTGGGATTACTTTGATAGATTTTCTGAATTTTCAAAATGGTTAAATACTGTAAGTAAACAAACAACATTGTTAAACTCAGAGAAAATTATTCGTTGGAATATTGATAAACATTATTTACAAGACTTACAACAAAACGGAGTTCATATTTGTGAGTCCTATTTCATTGAAAAAGGAACACAGTCTACATTAAAAAAACTTTCTCTAAAGTATGATTTAAAAGATTTTGTTTTAAAACCTTGTATTTCTGGTGCTGCGAGACACACTTACAAAATCAATTCAGAAAATATAAACGAATATGAAAAGATTTTCTCTTCGTTAATTATAGAAGAAGCTATGATTATTCAGCCTTTTCAGTATAACATAATTGAAAAAGGAGAAATTTCATTAATGGTCATGAACGGTAAATTTACACATGCTATTTTAAAAATAGCAAAACCAGGAGATTTCAGGGTACAAGACGATTTCGGAGGTTCAGTTCATAACTACACTCCTACTAAAGAAGAAATTATATTTGCTGAAAATGCTGTTAAAGCTTGTATAGAACCTCCTATTTATGCACGTGTTGATGTTTTTACTGATAATAATGGTAAATTAGCTATTGCTGAATTAGAGCTAATTGAGCCTGAACTTTGGTTTAGAAATAACCCTGCAGCAGCAGATGAATTAGCTAAAGGAATTAAACAATTAACATTAACAAACAGAAATGAAGAAGTTATTTAAAACATTAGGTATATTATTGCTAATTGGAGCTATTATATTAGCTGTTTTTTACTTTAAAAACAACGAAAGCCTTCCTACAGGCAAACAAGGACCTAAAGCAGATGCTTTAGCCACTAAAATGCTTGAAGCATTGAATTATGAAGCTTATAAAGATACTCGTTTTATTGAATGGAGTTTTAGAGGAAAGCATTTTTATAAATGGGACAAACAAGAAAATATTGTCGAAGTATCGTGGGATACCAATAAAGTAATCTTGCATACAAAAAGCCCCGAAAAAAGTGTTGTTTTAGTAAACGAAAAAGAAGTTAAAGACAACAAAATACTTCAAAAAGCAATAGACTACTTTAATAATGATAGTTTTTGGTTAGTAGCTCCCTATAAAGTATTTGAAAACGGAATTGAACGTAGAATTATACAATATGAAGGTAAAGATGCTTTATTGATTACTTATACTACGGGAGGATCAACTCCGGGAGATTCTTATCTATGGATTTTAGACGAAAACGGCAGGCCTACCAGTTATAAAATGTGGGTTTCTATAATCCCAACAGGCGGAATGGAAGCCACATGGAGTGATTGGGTCACAACTGAATCTGGAGCAATACTACCAACAAAACATGAAATGCCAGTTGGTACTCTAGATATGGGAGATGTAAAAGCATATAATTAACATTATTGAAACTTACAAACAATAAAAAGAGCAGCAATTTTGCTGCTCTTTTTATTTTATATAATACAGGAATTATTTTCCGAAATAGAAAGTAGCACCAATATTAATCCCAAAAGAAGAATAAGGAACTTTTTGAGATAATTGCTTTTCTCCAGCTGGATTTGCACCAAAAGGTAACTCATCAACATACTCTATATTTTTGTTAAATACAGCAGCTAAAGGATTATATTGAGCATTAGGGTGATTAGCAAAAATAGCTTTTACTTGCTCTATAGATCTTGCTTCTCCATTAACATTTGCTGAAAATTCAGTAATTTCTGAAGTATCTCTAGTAACACTAATTCCCATGTATTCTAATTCTGCAAAAAGAGATACTTTATCACTTAAGTCATACTTATATCCAACAGCACCTATAAAACCTAATGGCAAACGGCCCTTGTAATCTTGAGTATAATCTACATTAAGCATTTCTGTTTGAGACAATGCCATTCTTATTTTCCCATCAGATTCAGTTTTTCCTCCTACCTTAATCAAGGCTCCAAAACGTCCATAGATATTATTAGTAAATTTATAAACTAACGAAGCAGATGCCCCATAAGCTTTACCTCTAGCTTCAATGTTTATATATTGAGCTTGTGTAGGTAAATCAACTAAAAGAGAAGTTTGATCTGCTCCATTTAAGTATCCAACACCAACTTCAACACCAAAAGTGTCGTTAAAAAAATACCCTCCTCTTAATTGAGTATGTAGTCCTTCACCATAACTACCGTAAGTGTTCTCTACTCCAGATGCAGTAGTTTCAGTACCAAAACGTACACCAGCACTAGAAATTGAATACCCTCCTGCTGCAGAAACATAAAACTGAGCACTTACACTCATTGTTGCTAAAATCATAGCAAGCATTAAAATACTTTTTTTCATAATAAATTATTTGTTAACTTTAAATTGATAATTAAGTAAACAAACCTAATGAAAATATAGGATTAACAAAACTTTATAACTGTTAAATTATTAGTATTATTGTAGTAAAAAGCATTTAAAAAAACACTTCTTTTTTGAATAAAAACATTTTAAACACTGAGGTTCAGGATTATATTAATCACAACCTAACATCCAATATAGAGCAATTAATTTTTAAAGGAAGCCCTTTTGAAAAAATCTCTATTCAAGAATTAGCCAACCAAATCATTGCGAAACAAAAATCTGAAAAAAAACTACCTACTTGGTTTCAAACAAAAAACATCTATTATCCTCCTAAACTAAGTATTGAACAAACTTCTTCTGAAATAACAGCTGAGTACAAGTCTAAATTAATTAACGGAGAGTCAATAATAGATATTACTGGAGGCTTTGGTGTTGATTGTTATGCTTTTTCAAAACAATTTAAAAATGTTATGCATTGTGAGCTAAATGAAAAACTTTCAAAAATTGTTTCATACAATTATAAGCAAATGAAAGTGTCTAACATTGAAACTATAGCTACAAACGGATTAAAATATCTAGAAAATACTTCTGAAAAATTCGATTGTATTTACATTGATCCTTCTCGAAGAAACGAAAAAAAAGGAAAAGTTTTTTTATTGAGTGATTGTATACCAAATATACCTGAAAATTTAGATTTTTTATTTGAAAAGTCGAACACAATTCTTATTAAAAACTCACCAATTTTAGACATTACATCAACTATAAATGAATTGAAATTTGTAAAAGAAATTCATGTTATAGCAGTTAATAATGAGGTAAAAGAGTTACTTTTTTTATTAAAAAAAGACATTAAAGTACCTATTGAAATAAAAACATGTAACATACTGAAAAACAATTATCAATTTTTTAATTTCAGTTTAAAAAACAAAATAAAACCTGAATATTCTCTACCGTTAAAATATCTTTATGAACCTAATGCCGCTATTTTAAAATCAGGAGGATTTAACGAAGTAGCAAATCAACAAAAAATAGGTAAACTACATCAACATTCTCATCTTTATACTTCAGAAAATTTAGTTGAAGATTTCCCCGGAAGAATCTTTAACATCAACAATGTATTTACTTACAATAAAAAAAGAATAAAGAAACAAATAACAGAATCTAAGGCAAACATTACAACACGTAATTTCCCAAAAACTGTAGCTCAAATTAGAAAAGAAACAAAATTAAAAGACGGTGGAAATACTTATTTATTTTTTACCACAAACCTAAACAATGAACTTATAGTTATTGACTGCACGAAAAATGGTTAGTATCCAATACTATTATTCGTAATTTATCGTTTATTTAATTGATAGAAAGCCCCTATCAAAAGGTATGTTTTATTGTTTAGGGGCGATAAAACATACCAAAAGCCTTGATTCTTAAATGTCAGGGCTTTTCTTTTTACTTACTTTTTTACATACATTTGCTATCATCATGAAACAGACACAAAGCTACCAATCTATTAAACTTTCTATTGATTCTTTAGAAAAATTTGATGACACTCTTGTAATAGAAGCTCCA
Encoded proteins:
- a CDS encoding outer membrane beta-barrel protein; this translates as MKKSILMLAMILATMSVSAQFYVSAAGGYSISSAGVRFGTETTASGVENTYGSYGEGLHTQLRGGYFFNDTFGVEVGVGYLNGADQTSLLVDLPTQAQYINIEARGKAYGASASLVYKFTNNIYGRFGALIKVGGKTESDGKIRMALSQTEMLNVDYTQDYKGRLPLGFIGAVGYKYDLSDKVSLFAELEYMGISVTRDTSEITEFSANVNGEARSIEQVKAIFANHPNAQYNPLAAVFNKNIEYVDELPFGANPAGEKQLSQKVPYSSFGINIGATFYFGK
- the prmC gene encoding peptide chain release factor N(5)-glutamine methyltransferase, which translates into the protein MLLKQYKTYFSEQLISVYPQTEIDTFFFFLIDEYLNLQRIDLTLRPNFEIPSNKKTLLNEALLRLKKEEPIQYILGKTEFYGFPFMVNENTLIPRPETEELVEWVIQEINKKQELLSILDIGTGTGCIPISLKKHVSKTSVSAIDISEEALKVAEKNAILNKVEVSFIHQDILKTKKLSNKFDIIISNPPYVRELEKNEIKKNVLENEPHLALFVENDNPLLFYKKIADLAKNNLTKTGLLFFEINQYLSKETVEMLKDKGFTKVELRKDLFGNNRMIKASL
- a CDS encoding roadblock/LC7 domain-containing protein, whose translation is MGKANLQTLIKESEADKGIVFDSEGHVVDFYNISKENNIAAMANVILTMADEFFQDTLNSKSLNQLVLTSNDGLIIINKYDNHTICLLTNDVSKLAMIKLTLKKIALQ
- a CDS encoding ATP-grasp domain-containing protein, giving the protein MKKYDVIILTDKRYVNPQNIDSYTQNVLDEDNYVKIALENQGLKVARLSWDDTTFDWSTTKYVLFRTTWDYFDRFSEFSKWLNTVSKQTTLLNSEKIIRWNIDKHYLQDLQQNGVHICESYFIEKGTQSTLKKLSLKYDLKDFVLKPCISGAARHTYKINSENINEYEKIFSSLIIEEAMIIQPFQYNIIEKGEISLMVMNGKFTHAILKIAKPGDFRVQDDFGGSVHNYTPTKEEIIFAENAVKACIEPPIYARVDVFTDNNGKLAIAELELIEPELWFRNNPAAADELAKGIKQLTLTNRNEEVI
- a CDS encoding PAS domain-containing protein, with the protein product MTTNNYQKKWDSQTGEGQKRKPKLPKPVPIDTEIKLNDNAILLSITDTRGVIEYCNEDFVNSCGYEVHELAGSGHNIVRHPDMPKIIFKLMWQRLKEKKNMVAFVKNLAKSGRYYWVMTDFIVKENEKGEVTHYKGIRKAAPKKAINEITPLYKKLLEIEGLKDVEASEKFLTGFLDAKNTDYDTYVEYLISDYNDLNMFIKDNTKKGSFFKRFFGVS
- a CDS encoding THUMP-like domain-containing protein, with product MNKNILNTEVQDYINHNLTSNIEQLIFKGSPFEKISIQELANQIIAKQKSEKKLPTWFQTKNIYYPPKLSIEQTSSEITAEYKSKLINGESIIDITGGFGVDCYAFSKQFKNVMHCELNEKLSKIVSYNYKQMKVSNIETIATNGLKYLENTSEKFDCIYIDPSRRNEKKGKVFLLSDCIPNIPENLDFLFEKSNTILIKNSPILDITSTINELKFVKEIHVIAVNNEVKELLFLLKKDIKVPIEIKTCNILKNNYQFFNFSLKNKIKPEYSLPLKYLYEPNAAILKSGGFNEVANQQKIGKLHQHSHLYTSENLVEDFPGRIFNINNVFTYNKKRIKKQITESKANITTRNFPKTVAQIRKETKLKDGGNTYLFFTTNLNNELIVIDCTKNG